In one window of Mercurialis annua linkage group LG4, ddMerAnnu1.2, whole genome shotgun sequence DNA:
- the LOC126678581 gene encoding uncharacterized protein LOC126678581: MPTQLVSNGQFTHKLSLHSDSYVISKQIESLWHQKSRTTWNLNGDRNTKFFHPVASAHSRMNLISEITVNQSRFLTPTDIKEQAFLFYRNLFKQSSAVEFSLDSLELHSLTDSQAASLSATFAEEEIYQTLLSLDDNKALGPDGFNFFFYKKAWHFRSISLINGIFKLLSKVLANRLSPLLPDIISANQFGFIRGRSIQDCHMIASEIFISLLSEKINISWDFILKMLVKFNFDSTWVKWIRSFFDTSQLSVLINGSPSKNFTMGKGVRQGDPLSPMLFVLAVEGLKAIISQSIQQGLFDGVHITCYEEPVSILQFADDTLLFIPNNLDMIRNLLRVLRFFEIISGLSINYSKSSLLGINIDEDALLIAAEILQCSTAHFPISYLGLPLSIKSVRATHWQPVVENFAAKLTLWKGKLLSPAGRLVLIKAVLNSLPVYYMGSFVIPQSIVTSLDRCMKRFLWCGNSEGKWFCKVAWSSNLSLLCKWLWKFRTSRGSLWFCVVTSSSGMSSWDDLVSSNHSHLSHQWKGILRFCVKNQVAWRAFNDSFSVRIGNGESASFWHDRWNQFSSVSQLLPSSAAAPSFSWNRRLRIGEQQLLLELLDKIKTIHRDIRIPDKFCWKGKLDSFKTRDISLLLQKNAGQGSSLNSPLLPFIWRWKLPPRVQFFGWLLARDRISSYALLAARVFMRKCYMFWVSPPMMDIFFGYWNSIPRSSFRELWRLIWFFGISELWKARNNRVFNSVFVTFDSLVITTIRKAVIFYVSFLPHFPYSGNDVIRHYYLFGLEALLKYKILSTIQVSHQLFIFLYALLHPFLSFFLFVLLRDEEEDFLFFHLCADDGDDIGRSRDQPSGDLQLRGANLMHGGTGHQLRAVAALLPESDGATALLL; this comes from the exons ATGCCCActcaacttgtaagtaatggGCAATTTACACATAAATTATCTCTCCATTCTGATAGTTATGTGATTTCTAAGCAAATCGAATCTCTATGGCATCAGAAATCAAGAACCACTTGGAATTTAAATGGAGATAGGAATACTAAATTTTTCCATCCGGTTGCTTCTGCTCATTCTAGAATGAATTTGATCTCTGAAATTACGGTGAATCAGTCTAGATTTTTGACCCCTACAGATATTAAGGAGCAAGcttttttgttttatagaaaCTTGTTTAAACAATCATCGGCGGTGGAATTTTCTTTGGACAGTTTGGAGTTGCATTCTTTGACGGATTCGCAAGCTGCTAGTCTTTCAGCAACCTTTGCTGAAGAGGAAATTTATCAGACTCTTTTGAGTTTGGATGATAATAAGGCTCTGGGTCCGGATGgcttcaattttttcttttacaaaaaGGCTTGGC ATTTTAGGTCTATTAGCTTGATCAACGGAATTTTCAAGTTACTTTCAAAAGTTTTGGCTAATAGGTTGTCTCCTCTTCTCCCAGATATTATTTCGGCCAATCAGTTTGGCTTTATTAGAGGGCGTAGCATTCAGGATTGTCACATGATAGCTTCTGAGATATTCATCTCGCTTCTCAGCGAAAAGATCAA TATCTCTTGGGATTTTATATTAAAGATGCTTGTGAAATTTAATTTCGATTCTACGTGGGTGAAATGGATCCGATCATTCTTTGATACTTCTCAGTTGTCGGTTTTGATTAATGGAAGCCCGTCTAAGAATTTTACAATGGGGAAAGGGGTTAGGCAAGGTGACCCTCTTTCACCCATGCTTTTCGTGCTTGCGGTTGAAGGCCTAAAAGCAATTATCTCTCAATCTATCCAGCAAGGTCTTTTTGATGGTGTTCATATTACATGTTATGAGGAACCGGTCTCAATTCTTCAATTCGCGGATGATACTCTATTGTTTATACCTAACAATTTGGATATGATTCGCAACCTTTTGCGGGTTCTTCgtttttttgagattatttcGGGTCTTTCAATTAATTATTCGAAGAGTTCTTTGTTGGGTATAAACATTGATGAAGATGCTCTTTTAATTGCTGCTGAAATTTTGCAATGCTCAACTGCTCACTTTCCTATTTCCTACTTGGGTCTTCCGCTCTCCATCAAATCAGTCCGCGCAACTCATTGGCAGCCTGTGGTTGAGAATTTTGCAGCAAAGCTTACCCTTTGGAAAGGGAAGCTCTTATCTCCAGCAGGTCGTCTGGTGCTTATCAAAGCTGTTTTGAATAGCTTACCAGTTTATTACATGGGATCCTTCGTTATTCCTCAGTCGATAGTTACTTCTTTAGATCGCTGTATGAAACGTTTCCTTTGGTGTGGAAATTCGGAAGGAAAATGGTTTTGTAAAGTTGCTTGGAGCTCG AATCTTAGTTTACTTTGTAAATGGTTATGGAAATTTCGAACATCTCGTGGATCTCTTTGGTTCTGTGTTGTGACAAGCAGTTCTGGTATGTCTTCTTGGGATGATTTGGTTTCTTCTAATCATTCTCATCTATCCCATCAATGGAAAGGTATTCTCAGATTTTGTGTTAAAAATCAAGTTGCTTGGAGAGCTTTCAACGATTCGTTTTCTGTTCGTATCGGCAATGGCGAGTCTGCTTCGTTTTGGCATGATCGTTG GAATCAGTTTTCTTCGGTCTCCCAACTGCTTCCTTCGTCAGCTGCTGCTCCTTCCTTTAGCTGGAATCGTCGTTTGAGAATAGGCGAGCAACAATTGTTGTTGGAGCTGctggataaaattaaaacaatccacCGTGACATTCGCATACCAGATAAATTTTGTTGGAAAGGAAAGCTTGATTCCTTTAAGACTCGGGACATCTCTTTGCTGTTACAGAAAAATGCAGGCCAAGGATCATCTTTGAACAGCCCTCTTCTTCCTTTCATTTGGCGATGGAAGCTTCCTCCGAGAGTTCAGTTTTTTGGTTGGCTTTTAGCTCGTGATCGGATCTCTTCTTATGCTTTGCTGGCTGCTCGAG TCTTCATGAGAAAGTGTTACATGTTTTGGGTTTCTCCTCCTATGATGGATATATTTTTTGGTTATTGGAACTCTATCCCTCGTAGTTCCTTCAGAGAATTATGGCGTCTCATTTGGTTTTTCGGCATTTCGGAGTTGTGGAAAGCGAGAAACAATAGAGTTTTCAACAGCGTTTTTGTTACTTTTGATTCGTTGGTGATCACAACTATTAGGAAGGcggttattttttatgtttctttTCTTCCGCATTTTCCATATTCTGGAAATGACGTTATTCG ccattattatttatttggtttgGAAGcattattgaaatataaaatacttTCAACTATACAAGTTTCGCATCAGCTATTCATATTCCTATACGCTCTGTTGCATCCCTTTCTATCATTTTTTCTCTTTGTTTTATTGcgagatgaagaagaagatttcTTGTTTTTCCATTTATGTGCTGATGATGGCGATGATATTGGTAGGAGCAGAGACCAGCCAAGCGGTGATTTGCAGCTCCGTGGAGCTAATCTCATGCACGGCGGCACTGGTCACCAACTCCGCGCCGTCGCGGCTTTGTTGCCGGAAAGCGATGGAGCAACGGCACTGTTACTGTGA
- the LOC126676571 gene encoding L-Ala-D/L-amino acid epimerase-like isoform X2 produces the protein MASIGSTFCPTTPVFFSSSSSNVEEKGQNFYLYPKNKSSKICIVASFSSSSKLLTQSTVSTSISTSTKTSSAERTSFGFKNLSETCWVDVQKAEGRPLNVELNAPLSIGLMSLEKLENVAIRVELSNGCVGWGEIAVLPCVDAVDQTVALAKAREACEFLSCSSPMTLSLVLDKVGGILPGTQFASVRAGVEMALIDAVANSIDLPLWRLFGGVSNTLTTAITVPTILPELSSKYCESGFKVLKFKIGKDVNAEIKALQAIQAAHPHCSFILDANESYTPKQAEGVLQKLHDSGIRPAVLEQPVHRDDWKGLAEVTNFARANYGQSIAVDQTCQTLIDVRRVIKENSADVINIKLAKFGVMGALEIIELARKSGIKLMISSTAETRLATGFAAHLAAGQGCFKYVVLDMPFLLSKDPVICGYEASGPVYKFLNARGQGGFLTWEFSS, from the exons ATGGCTTCAATTGGTTCCACTTTTTGTCCAACAACTCCAGTTTTCTTCTCTTCTAGTTCTTCCAATGTGGAAGAAAAGGGACAAAACTTCTACTTGTACCCCAAAAACAAAAGTAGCAAGATTTGCATTGTTGCTAGTTTTAGTAGTAGTAGTAAGCTACTGACACAATCTACAGTTTCTACTAGTATTAGTACTAGTACTAAAACTAGTAGTGCTGAAAGAACCAGTTTTGGGTTCAAGAACTTGAGTGAGACTTGTTGGGTTGATGTGCAAAAAGCAGAGGGGAGACCATTAAATGTGGAGCTAAATGCACCATTAAGTATAGGATTGATGAGTCTTGAAAAACTTGAAAATGTGGCTATTAGAGTTGAGCTTAGTAATGGGTGTGTTGGGTGGGGAGAAATTGCTGTTCTTCCTTGTGTTGATGCTGTGGATCAAACTGTAGCTCTTGCTAAAGCTAGAGAGGCTTGTGAGTTCTTGAGTTGCAGCTCTCCTATGACTTTGAGTTTGGTTCTTGATAAAGTTGGTGGGATTCTTCCAGGAACTCAATTTGCTTCT GTTAGGGCTGGAGTTGAAATGGCATTGATTGATGCAGTTGCTAACAGTATTGATTTACCTTTATGGAGGTTATTTGGTGGGGTATCAAATACCTTGACTACTGCTATAACT GTTCCTACAATTTTGCCCGAGTTGAGTTCAAAGTATTGTGAATCAGGATTCAAGGTCCTGAAGTTTAAAATAGGAAAGGATGTTAATGCGGAAATTAAAGCTCTTCAAGCAATACAGGCAGCTCATCCTCATTGTTCATTCATTCTAGATGCTAATGAGTCATACACTCCTAAACAGGCTGAGGGTGTTCTTCAAAAGTTACATG ATTCAGGAATAAGACCTGCTGTGTTGGAACAACCGGTTCATAGAGATGACTGGAAAGGGCTTGCAGAAGTTACTAACTTTGCAAGAGCAAACTATGGACAGTCCATTGCTGTGGATCAAACCTGTCAAACTCTAATCGATGTTCGACGAGTTATTAAAGAAAATTCTGCAGATGTCATTAACATTAAGCTAGCCAAATTTGGAGTTATGGGTGCTCTTGAAATTATTGAGTTGGCAAGAAAATCAGGAATCAAACTGATGATTAGTAGCACAGCAGAGACAAGACTTGCCACTGGCTTTGCTGCTCATCTGGCTGCTGGTCAAGGCTGTTTCAA ATATGTTGTTCTAGATATGCCATTTCTGCTTTCGAAGGATCCTGTGATATGCGGTTACGAAG CTTCTGGTCCTGTTTACAAGTTTTTAAATGCAAGAGGTCAAGGAGGATTCCTGACATGGGAGTTTTCATCATG A
- the LOC126676571 gene encoding L-Ala-D/L-amino acid epimerase-like isoform X1, which produces MASIGSTFCPTTPVFFSSSSSNVEEKGQNFYLYPKNKSSKICIVASFSSSSKLLTQSTVSTSISTSTKTSSAERTSFGFKNLSETCWVDVQKAEGRPLNVELNAPLSIGLMSLEKLENVAIRVELSNGCVGWGEIAVLPCVDAVDQTVALAKAREACEFLSCSSPMTLSLVLDKVGGILPGTQFASVRAGVEMALIDAVANSIDLPLWRLFGGVSNTLTTAITVPTILPELSSKYCESGFKVLKFKIGKDVNAEIKALQAIQAAHPHCSFILDANESYTPKQAEGVLQKLHDSGIRPAVLEQPVHRDDWKGLAEVTNFARANYGQSIAVDQTCQTLIDVRRVIKENSADVINIKLAKFGVMGALEIIELARKSGIKLMISSTAETRLATGFAAHLAAGQGCFKYVVLDMPFLLSKDPVICGYEASGPVYKFLNARGQGGFLTWEFSSW; this is translated from the exons ATGGCTTCAATTGGTTCCACTTTTTGTCCAACAACTCCAGTTTTCTTCTCTTCTAGTTCTTCCAATGTGGAAGAAAAGGGACAAAACTTCTACTTGTACCCCAAAAACAAAAGTAGCAAGATTTGCATTGTTGCTAGTTTTAGTAGTAGTAGTAAGCTACTGACACAATCTACAGTTTCTACTAGTATTAGTACTAGTACTAAAACTAGTAGTGCTGAAAGAACCAGTTTTGGGTTCAAGAACTTGAGTGAGACTTGTTGGGTTGATGTGCAAAAAGCAGAGGGGAGACCATTAAATGTGGAGCTAAATGCACCATTAAGTATAGGATTGATGAGTCTTGAAAAACTTGAAAATGTGGCTATTAGAGTTGAGCTTAGTAATGGGTGTGTTGGGTGGGGAGAAATTGCTGTTCTTCCTTGTGTTGATGCTGTGGATCAAACTGTAGCTCTTGCTAAAGCTAGAGAGGCTTGTGAGTTCTTGAGTTGCAGCTCTCCTATGACTTTGAGTTTGGTTCTTGATAAAGTTGGTGGGATTCTTCCAGGAACTCAATTTGCTTCT GTTAGGGCTGGAGTTGAAATGGCATTGATTGATGCAGTTGCTAACAGTATTGATTTACCTTTATGGAGGTTATTTGGTGGGGTATCAAATACCTTGACTACTGCTATAACT GTTCCTACAATTTTGCCCGAGTTGAGTTCAAAGTATTGTGAATCAGGATTCAAGGTCCTGAAGTTTAAAATAGGAAAGGATGTTAATGCGGAAATTAAAGCTCTTCAAGCAATACAGGCAGCTCATCCTCATTGTTCATTCATTCTAGATGCTAATGAGTCATACACTCCTAAACAGGCTGAGGGTGTTCTTCAAAAGTTACATG ATTCAGGAATAAGACCTGCTGTGTTGGAACAACCGGTTCATAGAGATGACTGGAAAGGGCTTGCAGAAGTTACTAACTTTGCAAGAGCAAACTATGGACAGTCCATTGCTGTGGATCAAACCTGTCAAACTCTAATCGATGTTCGACGAGTTATTAAAGAAAATTCTGCAGATGTCATTAACATTAAGCTAGCCAAATTTGGAGTTATGGGTGCTCTTGAAATTATTGAGTTGGCAAGAAAATCAGGAATCAAACTGATGATTAGTAGCACAGCAGAGACAAGACTTGCCACTGGCTTTGCTGCTCATCTGGCTGCTGGTCAAGGCTGTTTCAA ATATGTTGTTCTAGATATGCCATTTCTGCTTTCGAAGGATCCTGTGATATGCGGTTACGAAG CTTCTGGTCCTGTTTACAAGTTTTTAAATGCAAGAGGTCAAGGAGGATTCCTGACATGGGAGTTTTCATCATGGTAA
- the LOC126679387 gene encoding uncharacterized protein LOC126679387 has protein sequence MAIAGDVARVTTLPIDLAHYKTYKPENLLAAVSSLCLQAAQMSYLADQNVNKSEVDLLLAKDLLLSERAKLRDVEKRAAEAESRASEGASLVANLENRLKESEDRRAEDLGVLESLRKDVGRLETEKVAEKEDFSKQLADITRRNELASKGLRDTVDDQKKKLEEANNRARDAEAKVAQAATREEDMYEDFRRMLYVGEIQVGEYVRSRFGADTDVSSFKLDAVELHRRAKELPEDYDVQADIDEYLADDQDQGPV, from the exons ATGGCGATTGCAGGGGATGTGGCCCGGGTGACCACGTTGCCCATAGACCTGGCGCATTACAAGACGTACAAGCCCGAGAATCTTCTGGCTGCGGTCTCCTCTCTTTGCCTTCAG GCGGCGCAGATGTCCTATCTGGCGGACCAGAACGTCAACAAAAGCGAGGTGGACCTCCTTTTGGCCAAGGATCTACTGTTGTCGGAGAGGGCTAAACTCCGGGATGTTGAGAAGCGAGCTGCCGAAGCAGAGAGCAGAGCCTCCGAAGGAGCTTCCTTGGTGGCCAACTTGGAAAACCGTTTGAAGGAATCCGAGGACCGGCGGGCAGAGGACTTGGGGGTTTTGGAGTCCCTGCGAAAGGATGTTGGTCGTCTGGAGACCGAGAAGGTGGCTGAAAAGGAGGACTTTTCCAAGCAGCTTGCCGACATAACCCGCCGGAACGAGCTAGCAAGCAAAGGTCTCCGGGACACTGTGGACGACCAGAAGAAAAAACTGGAGGAGGCCAACAATCGGGCGAGGGATGCTGAGGCTAAGGTTGCCCAAGCGGCTACTCGGGAGGAGGATATGTACGAGGACTTCCGACGAATGTTGTATGTCGGGGAGATCCAGGTCGGGGAGTATGTAAGAAGTCGGTTTGGGGCTGATACCGATGTATCAAGTTTCAAGTTGGATGCCGTGGAATTACATCGCCGGGCCAAAGAGCTGCCCGAAGATTACGATGTGCAAGCAGACATCGATGAATACCTGGCTGACGACCAAGATCAGGGCCCAGTTTAA
- the LOC126677239 gene encoding uncharacterized protein LOC126677239, with protein sequence MDVERSSLCNCVVNFLLEENYILTAFELLHELLDDGRDDHAIRLKEFFADPSQFPPDQISRFNSLRVADPQTLLEEREAVKEKLSLSEYELRLVQEDISKLKTELEKKIDSPQAELSESNSDISKNSGSDIVRQKKDTSFSDLGPLKDNERRDLNCAVKEYLLIAGYRLTAMTFYEEVADQNLDVWQNTPACAPDALRHYYYQYLSSTSEAAEEKIAMLRENESMIKTNEMLSHEKEELLKNKDLADNEISGLTKSLEVFQKDLKEREHQIQELKQSWELQQREMNDCRAEITSLKMNIEGYRSGKSIITGEVDSIQSQTLEKYKEEIKSLQMEMEKLKAKSKQTLVSVDSASNEEEALETAEEVVGIDKDKPVVLHPYDAVEILVEDVQSVTTDNTDKSEEILSDLLRKYPNGDLNIESNKKDSKQNGELPSEGSGQHVQLSKLKVEPALDDKGSETIQILADALPKIVPYVLINHREELLPLMMCAIERHPDSTTRDSLTHTLFNLIKRPDEQQRRIIMDACVSLAKNVGEMRTETELLPQCWEQISHTYEERRLLVAQSCGEIAEFVRPEIRDSLILSIAQQLIEDSATVVREAAARNLAMLLPLFPNVDKYFKVEEVMFQLVSDPSGVVVETTLRELLPAVIKWGKKLEHILRVLLSHLLSSAQRSPPLSGVEGSVESHLRVLGERERWNIDVLLRMLVELLPFVHQKAIETCPFSSVPESTDTFFSNTLLELYSKGNVEWLAFEWMHVDCFPDLIQLASMLPQKEDHLRNKITKLLLAVGDLFGDSYLVHIMIPVFLLAVGDNADLKFLPSASHSRIRGLRPKNAVTEKLATMCVLPLFLAGILGAPSKHEQLADYLRKLLVDCPVKENQSTKHNVEIINAVRFLCTFEEHHGMIFNILWEMVVSSNVEMKINAVYLLKAIVPYIDAKIVSTHVLPALVTLGSDQNLNVKHASIDAFGAVAQHFKNDMIVDKIRVQMDAFLEDGSHEATVAVVRGLLVAIPHTTERLRDYLLSKIFQFTTTPPSASDVVRRRERANAFCESIRALDATDISAASVRDFLLPAIQNLLKDPDALDPVHKEALEIIMKERSGGTLEAISYVMGTHFGLASSVTSFFGDGSRLSKKETTDPISPDPESPNPTLTPTAEDTRFRRIMRGNFTDMLRSKTQPNQ encoded by the exons atggatGTGGAAAGATCGTCGCTGTGTAATTGCGTAGTGAATTTCTTATTAGAGGAGAATTATATATTAACTGCATTCGAATTGTTACATGAGCTTCTCGATGACGGTAGAGACGATCACGCTATCCGTCTCAAGGAGTTTTTCGCTGATCCTTCTCAATTTCCTCCCGATCAGATCTCTCGCTTCAATTCTCTTCGag TTGCAGACCCTCAAACGTTGCTAGAAGAGAGAGAAGCAGTAAAAGAAAAGTTATCCCTTAGTGAATATGAGCTCCGTTTGGTACAAGAGGACATTTCAAAGCTGAAGACTGAATTAGAGAAGAAAATAGACTCGCCACAGGCAGAATTGAGTG AGTCAAATTCAGATATTTCCAAGAACTCCGGATCAGACATTGTACGCCAAAAGAAGGATACTTCCTTTTCTGACTTGGGTCCTTTAAAGGATAATGAGCGTAGGGATCTTAATTGTGCTGTAAAGGAATATTTGCTTATAGCAGGATATCGGCTTACTGCTATGACATTCTATGAGGAA GTTGCAGATCAGAACTTGGATGTATGGCAGAACACTCCTGCATGTGCTCCAGATGCATTGCGACATTATTACTATCAATATCTTTCGTCCACTTCGGAGGCTGCAGAG GAAAAAATTGCCATGCTACGGGAAAATGAGTCGATGATAAAAACAAATGAAATGTTGAGTCATGAAAAGGAGGAATTGCTTAAAAATAAAGATTTGGCTGATAATGAAATAAGTGGATTAACTAAATCCTTGGAAGTCTTTCAGAAAGATCTCAAGGAGAGGGAGCACCAG aTACAAGAGTTGAAACAATCTTGGGAGCTCCAACAGAGAGAAATGAATGATTGCAGAGCCGAGATCACTTCATTGAAGATGAACATTGAAGGATATCGTTCTGGGAAAAGCATAATCACTGGGGAGGTCGACTCTATTCAATCCCAGACCTTAGAGAAGTACAAGGAAGAAATAAAATCATTGCAAATGGAAATGGAAAAGTTAAAAGCAAAAAGCAAGCAAACTCTTGTATCTGTAGATTCAGCCAGTAATGAGGAAGAGGCTCTTGAGACTGCAGAGGAAGTTGTCGGGATAGATAAGGATAAACCTGTAGTATTGCACCCATATGATGCTGTTGAAATTTTAGTGGAAGATGTTCAATCTGTGACCACTGACAACACAGATAAATCAGAGGAAATCTTGTCAGATTTATTAAGAAAGTATCCAAATGGAGATCTTAACATTGAAAGCAATAAAAAAGACTCTAAACAAAATGGTGAACTCCCATCAGAAGGCAGTGGGCAGCATGTACAATTGAGCAAATTAAAAGTTGAACCTGCTTTGGATGATAAG GGATCAGAAACAATTCAGATACTTGCAGATGCCTTGCCAAAAATCGTTCCTTATGTTTTGATCAATCATCGTGAG GAGCTTCTTCCATTAATGATGTGCGCAATTGAGCGTCATCCAGATAGCACCACACGTGATTCCTTGACCCACACCTTGTTTAATTTGATCAAACGTCCAGATGAGCAGCAAAGACGGATCATAATGGAT GCTTGTGTTAGTCTTGCTAAGAATGTTGGAGAAATGAGAACAGAAACAGAATTGCTTCCTCAGTGTTGGGAACAA ATAAGCCACACATATGAAGAGCGTAGATTACTTGTTGCTCAATCTTGCGGGGAGATTGCAGAGTTTGTCAGGCCTGAGATCCGTGATTCTCTAATTCTGTCTATTGCCCAACAATTGATTGAAGATTCTGCAACTGTTGTTCGAGAGGCGGCTGCACGTAACCTGGCTATGTTGCTTCCACTATTCCCAAATGTGGACAAATATTTCAAG GTTGAGGAGGTAATGTTCCAACTGGTCAGTGATCCCTCAGGGGTTGTTGTGGAAACAACACTAAGGGAGCTGCTTCCTGCTGTCATAAAATGGGGGAAAAAATTAGAACACATTTTAAGAGTCTTACTTTCCCATTTGTTGAGCTCAGCTCAG CGTTCTCCACCACTTTCTGGAGTTGAAGGCTCAGTGGAGTCACATTTACGTGTCTTAGGGGAACGAGAACGATGGAATATTGATGTTTTATTGAGAATGTTGGTGGAGCTTCTTCCCTTTGTGCACCAGAAGGCCATTGAGACATGCCCCTTTTCTTCAGTTCCAGAGTCTACAGATACATTTTTCTCGAACACTTTACTTGAACTGTATTCAAA GGGGAATGTTGAGTGGTTGGCATTTGAATGGATGCATGTAGATTGCTTTcctgatttgatacagctggcCTCTATGTTACCTCAGAAAGAAGACcatttaagaaacaaaattaccaag TTATTGTTGGCTGTAGGTGATCTCTTTGGGGACTCCTATCTGGTACACATAATGATTCCTGTGTTCTTGCTAGCAGTTGGGGATAATGCAGATCTGAAATTTCTTCCATCTGCCAGTCACTCAAGAATTAGAG GACTGAGACCAAAAAATGCTGTGACTGAAAAGCTTGCAACAATGTGTGTTCTACCACTCTTCTTGGCCGGTATTCTAGGTGCTCCCAGCAAGCATGAACAATTAGCAGACTATTTGAGAAAGTTACTAGTTGATTGCCCAGTAAAAGAGAACCAGTCAACAAAACACAATGTTGAGATCATCAATGCTGTCCGGTTTCTTTG CACCTTCGAAGAGCACCATGGTATGATATTCAATATATTGTGGGAAATGGTTGTTAGCTCCAACGTAGAGATGAAAATTAATGCGGTCTATCTGTTGAAAGCCATA GTTCCATATATTGATGCAAAAATTGTCTCTACCCATGTGTTGCCCGCTCTAGTTACTCTTGGCTCAGACCAAAACCTGAATGTGAAGCATGCAAGCATAGATGCATTTGGAGCTGTGGCACAGCATTTTAAAAATGACATG ATTGTTGATAAGATACGTGTTCAAATGGATGCTTTTCTTGAAGATGGGTCCCATGAAGCTACTGTTGCTGTCGTACGTGGGTTATTGGTAGCAATACCTCACACAACAGAGAGACTTAGAGATTA CCTACTTTCTAAGATTTTTCAGTTTACAACAACACCACCTTCTGCAAGTGACGTGGTGCGTCGTCGTGAGAGAGCAAATGCGTTTTGTGAATCAATCCGTGCCCTGGATGCTACAG ATATATCTGCAGCAAGTGTGCGGGATTTCCTGCTACCTGCTATACAAAATCTGTTGAAAGATCCCGATGCATTAGATCCGGTGCACAAAGAAGCACTTGAGATAATAATGAAGGAACGGTCAGGTGGAACTTTGGAGGCCATCAGTTATGTGATGGGTACTCATTTTGGGCTAGCGTCATCAGTCACCAGTTTTTTTGGAGATGGTAGTCGGTTGAGCAAGAAAGAAACCACTGATCCTATTTCTCCAGACCCGGAATCCCCAAATCCTACGCTGACACCAACAGCAGAAGATACAAGATTTAGGCGTATTATGAGGGGTAATTTTACAGACATGCTTAGGAGTAAAACACAGCCAAACCAATAG